One window of Acidobacteriaceae bacterium genomic DNA carries:
- the rpoB gene encoding DNA-directed RNA polymerase subunit beta, with protein MSDSTNQNELRAVRTRLDFSKIPTSIQIPNLIEVQRRSYERFLQMDKLPQEREDNGLQSVFTSVFPITDFRNVSELEFVDYTIGNWECKCGYLKGLNHLRTACSNCGHMVITDPFHPGDVLCKFCGTYNKNTPDFCTKCGDPVGLQLKYDQAECEERGMTYSAPLKVTIRLKIYDKDPETGVKSLRDMKEQEVFFGDIPLMSANGTFIVNGTERVIVSQLHRSPGVFFETANNRTYFLGKIIPYRGSWVEFEYDQKNTLYVRIDRKRKFLGTIFLRALGLRTDEEILKTFYTVDTISVKDAKLHWTVTSEDKPTHLVGTRSTSAIHGGKGAHEEIVSSGKKIGASALKHIRAAGIQSVEVETSEFEGAMTASDVVDMTTGELLYEANAELTADKLHKILQSGVTSFEVFFPERDDVGNIISNTLRRDSVRKPEEALIEIYRKLRPGDPPTLDTATALFEGMFFDPRKYDFSRVGRLKFNIKLYENQEATGLDKRTLTPEDFYGTIRYLLKLRKNIGLVDDIDHLGNRRVRAVGELMENQFRIGLVRMERAIKEKMSVYQEMSTAMPHDLINAKPVMAAIREFFGSSQLSQFMDQTNPLSEITHKRRLSALGPGGLSRERAGFEVRDVHPTHYGRICPIETPEGPNIGLISSLSCFARINEYGFIESPYRRVKDGKVLDYVAVSNAGESGLRQGDTLEINEAQKLNKQLKKDGKRTIDFEPFSFYLSAWEEDRHTIAQANIDLDAEGKITEDLVNARKQGNFVLVPKAEVDYIDVSPKQLVSVAASLVPFLEHDDANRALMGANMQRQSVPLLVSEAPYVGTGMEGVTARDSGAVILAKRNGIVDSVDSERIIVRVEGEHHPTQLSREVGSDIYQLTKFKRSNQNTCINQKPIVRKGDRVLKGQVIADGPCTEQGELGLGRNVLVAFTPWRGYNFEDAILISEKLVKEDYYTSIHIEEFEIEARDTKLGPEEITRDIPNVSEHALRDLDESGIIRIGAKISHNDILVGKVTPKGETQLTPEEKLLRAIFGEKAGDVRDASLTCPPGIEGTVVDVRIFSRKGQEKDQRALQIEQEMIEKLERNLADEIRILTDERLKRLEAILGSKEVQADLHDERTNKKLLSKGDILDRDTIELISTRNLKRIRYADKDPRVNEQIDEIEEMTSRQIDVLRKITNEKITKMGKGDELSPGVIKMVKVYIAMKRKLSVGDKMAGRHGNKGVISRILPEEDMPYLPDGTPVEIVLNPLGVPSRMNVGQILETHLGWAAHDLGAKVAKLVENFQQASEVREVFKEEFKNTAALNQLLELDDEQTLRVAKGMKKGIWFGTAVFDGARETEIKALLAAAGLPSSGKSALIDGMTGETFEQPVTVGYIYMLKLSHLVDDKIHARSIGPYSLITQQPLGGKAQFGGQRFGEMEVWALEAYGAAYILQELLTAKSDDVYGRTKIYEAIVKGEAAIEPGVPESFNVLIRELQSLCLDVELVKVNGTHDEGIPALPELAVAD; from the coding sequence ATGTCCGACTCGACCAACCAGAACGAATTGCGTGCGGTTCGTACCCGTCTCGACTTTTCGAAGATTCCAACCAGCATTCAGATTCCAAACCTCATCGAGGTCCAGCGCCGCAGCTACGAGCGCTTCCTGCAGATGGATAAGCTGCCCCAGGAGCGCGAAGACAACGGCCTGCAGTCTGTTTTTACATCCGTCTTCCCCATCACTGACTTCCGCAATGTCTCCGAGCTGGAGTTTGTCGACTACACGATCGGCAACTGGGAGTGCAAGTGCGGGTACCTCAAGGGCCTGAACCACCTGCGCACCGCCTGCTCGAACTGCGGGCACATGGTGATCACCGACCCGTTCCACCCGGGCGACGTCCTTTGCAAGTTCTGCGGAACCTACAACAAGAACACCCCCGACTTCTGCACCAAGTGCGGCGATCCCGTCGGCCTGCAGCTGAAGTATGACCAGGCAGAGTGCGAAGAGCGCGGCATGACCTACTCCGCGCCGCTCAAGGTCACCATCCGTCTCAAGATTTACGACAAGGACCCCGAGACTGGTGTGAAGTCCCTGCGCGATATGAAGGAGCAGGAGGTCTTCTTTGGCGACATTCCGCTGATGTCGGCCAACGGAACCTTCATCGTCAACGGCACCGAGCGCGTTATCGTCTCGCAGTTGCACCGTTCGCCCGGCGTCTTCTTTGAGACCGCGAACAACCGCACCTACTTCCTCGGCAAGATCATTCCGTACCGCGGCTCATGGGTGGAGTTCGAGTACGACCAGAAGAACACGCTCTACGTCCGCATCGACCGCAAGCGCAAGTTCCTGGGCACCATCTTCCTGCGGGCTCTCGGCCTTCGTACTGACGAGGAGATCCTCAAGACCTTCTACACGGTCGACACGATCAGCGTGAAGGACGCGAAGCTCCACTGGACCGTCACGTCCGAGGACAAGCCAACGCATCTCGTGGGCACGCGTTCCACCTCTGCCATCCACGGTGGCAAGGGCGCGCACGAGGAGATCGTCTCCTCTGGCAAGAAGATCGGTGCCTCCGCGCTGAAGCACATCCGTGCGGCCGGCATCCAGTCCGTCGAGGTTGAGACCTCCGAGTTCGAGGGCGCGATGACCGCCTCCGACGTCGTCGACATGACGACCGGCGAGCTGCTCTACGAAGCCAACGCTGAGCTCACCGCTGACAAGCTGCACAAGATCCTGCAGTCCGGCGTTACTTCGTTCGAGGTCTTCTTCCCCGAGCGCGACGACGTCGGCAACATCATCTCCAACACGCTGCGCCGTGACTCCGTTCGCAAGCCTGAGGAAGCTCTCATCGAGATCTACCGCAAGCTGCGTCCGGGCGATCCTCCGACGCTTGACACCGCGACTGCGCTCTTCGAAGGCATGTTCTTCGATCCGCGCAAGTACGACTTCTCGCGCGTCGGCCGTCTGAAGTTCAACATCAAGCTGTACGAGAACCAGGAAGCCACCGGTCTCGACAAGCGCACGCTGACGCCTGAGGACTTCTACGGAACCATCCGTTACCTCCTCAAGCTGCGCAAGAACATCGGCCTCGTCGACGACATCGACCACCTTGGCAACCGCCGCGTTCGCGCGGTCGGTGAGCTCATGGAGAACCAGTTCCGCATCGGTCTAGTTCGCATGGAGCGCGCGATCAAGGAAAAGATGTCGGTCTACCAGGAGATGTCGACGGCCATGCCGCACGACCTCATCAACGCCAAGCCCGTCATGGCCGCGATCCGCGAGTTCTTCGGTTCATCGCAGCTCTCGCAGTTCATGGACCAGACCAACCCGCTCTCGGAGATCACGCACAAGCGCCGCCTGTCGGCCCTTGGACCTGGCGGTCTGTCGCGTGAGCGTGCAGGCTTTGAGGTCCGCGACGTTCATCCGACGCACTACGGCCGCATCTGCCCGATTGAGACGCCGGAAGGCCCGAACATCGGACTGATCAGCTCCCTCAGCTGTTTCGCTCGCATCAACGAGTACGGCTTCATCGAGTCGCCCTACCGTCGCGTCAAGGACGGCAAGGTGCTCGACTACGTTGCCGTCTCGAATGCCGGCGAGTCCGGGCTCCGTCAGGGCGACACGCTTGAGATCAATGAGGCTCAGAAGCTGAACAAGCAGCTCAAGAAGGATGGAAAGCGCACCATTGACTTCGAGCCCTTCAGCTTCTATCTCTCCGCGTGGGAGGAAGATCGCCACACGATCGCGCAGGCCAACATCGATCTCGATGCCGAAGGCAAGATCACCGAGGACCTGGTCAACGCCCGTAAGCAGGGCAACTTCGTTCTCGTGCCGAAGGCGGAGGTCGATTACATCGACGTCTCGCCGAAGCAGCTCGTCTCCGTGGCCGCCTCGCTCGTGCCGTTCCTTGAGCACGACGACGCGAACCGCGCGCTGATGGGCGCGAACATGCAGCGCCAGTCGGTTCCTCTGCTCGTCTCTGAGGCACCGTATGTCGGCACCGGCATGGAGGGCGTCACCGCGCGCGACTCCGGCGCCGTCATCCTGGCCAAGCGCAACGGCATCGTGGACTCGGTCGACTCCGAGCGCATCATCGTGCGCGTCGAAGGCGAGCATCACCCCACGCAGCTCTCGCGTGAGGTCGGCTCCGACATCTACCAACTCACGAAGTTCAAGCGCTCCAACCAGAACACCTGCATTAACCAGAAGCCGATCGTTCGCAAGGGCGACCGCGTGCTGAAGGGGCAGGTGATCGCGGACGGTCCGTGCACGGAGCAGGGCGAGCTTGGCCTCGGCCGCAACGTGCTCGTCGCGTTCACACCGTGGCGCGGTTACAACTTCGAGGACGCGATCCTGATCTCCGAGAAGCTTGTGAAGGAGGACTACTACACCTCCATTCACATCGAGGAGTTTGAGATCGAGGCTCGCGACACGAAGCTCGGACCGGAGGAGATCACGCGTGATATCCCCAACGTCTCCGAGCATGCATTGCGCGATCTCGACGAGAGCGGCATCATCCGCATTGGCGCGAAGATTTCGCACAACGACATCCTCGTCGGCAAGGTCACGCCGAAGGGCGAGACGCAGCTCACTCCTGAGGAGAAGCTGCTCCGCGCCATCTTCGGTGAGAAGGCCGGCGACGTGCGCGACGCCTCGCTCACCTGCCCTCCGGGCATTGAGGGTACGGTCGTCGACGTCCGCATCTTCTCCCGCAAGGGACAGGAGAAGGACCAGCGCGCTCTGCAGATTGAGCAGGAGATGATCGAGAAGCTCGAGCGCAACCTCGCCGATGAGATTCGAATTCTCACCGACGAGCGCCTCAAGCGCCTCGAAGCCATCCTCGGCTCGAAGGAAGTCCAGGCCGACCTGCACGACGAGCGCACCAATAAGAAGCTGCTCTCGAAGGGCGACATCCTCGACCGCGACACGATCGAGCTCATCTCCACGCGCAACCTGAAGCGTATCCGCTACGCCGACAAGGACCCGCGCGTGAACGAGCAGATCGACGAGATCGAAGAGATGACCTCACGTCAGATCGACGTTCTCCGCAAGATCACCAACGAAAAGATCACCAAGATGGGCAAGGGCGACGAGCTCTCACCCGGCGTGATCAAGATGGTGAAGGTCTACATTGCCATGAAGCGCAAGCTCTCGGTCGGTGACAAGATGGCCGGTCGCCACGGTAACAAGGGCGTCATCTCGCGGATCCTGCCGGAAGAGGATATGCCGTACCTCCCCGACGGAACGCCTGTCGAGATCGTTCTCAACCCGCTCGGTGTGCCGTCGCGTATGAACGTCGGTCAGATCCTCGAGACGCACCTCGGCTGGGCCGCGCATGACCTTGGAGCCAAGGTTGCGAAGCTCGTCGAGAACTTCCAGCAGGCTTCCGAAGTTCGCGAGGTCTTCAAGGAGGAGTTCAAGAACACCGCTGCACTCAACCAGCTTCTCGAACTTGATGACGAGCAGACTCTGCGCGTCGCCAAGGGCATGAAGAAGGGCATCTGGTTCGGCACCGCTGTGTTCGATGGCGCGCGCGAGACCGAGATCAAGGCACTGCTCGCAGCAGCGGGTCTGCCCTCATCGGGTAAGAGCGCTCTGATCGATGGCATGACAGGTGAGACATTCGAGCAGCCGGTGACGGTCGGCTACATCTACATGCTCAAGCTGTCGCACCTTGTCGACGACAAGATCCACGCCCGCTCCATCGGACCGTACTCCCTCATCACGCAGCAGCCGCTGGGTGGCAAGGCGCAGTTCGGTGGACAGCGCTTCGGTGAGATGGAGGTCTGGGCGCTCGAAGCTTATGGCGCCGCCTACATCCTGCAGGAGCTCCTGACCGCCAAGTCCGACGACGTTTACGGCCGCACCAAGATCTACGAGGCCATCGTCAAGGGTGAGGCTGCCATCGAGCCTGGCGTGCCCGAGTCGTTCAACGTGCTCATCCGTGAGCTGCAGTCGCTCTGCCTCGACGTCGAGCTGGTCAAAGTAAACGGCACGCACGACGAAGGCATCCCTGCACTGCCGGAGCTGGCCGTAGCCGATTAG
- the rplL gene encoding 50S ribosomal protein L7/L12: MADIQQLEDQIVSLTLLEASELVKKLEERLGVSAAAATVAAAPAAGGPAAPAAEEKTEFTVILKDAGANKINTIKAVREVTSLGLKEAKDLVDGAPKPLKENISKEDAAAIAKKFEGVATVEIK; this comes from the coding sequence ATGGCAGACATTCAGCAGTTGGAAGATCAGATCGTTAGCCTCACCCTGCTCGAGGCTTCAGAGTTGGTGAAGAAGCTCGAAGAGCGTCTTGGCGTTTCGGCGGCTGCGGCCACCGTTGCGGCGGCTCCGGCAGCGGGCGGCCCTGCGGCTCCGGCAGCCGAGGAGAAGACCGAGTTCACCGTCATCCTCAAGGATGCCGGAGCGAACAAGATCAACACCATCAAGGCAGTGCGCGAGGTCACCTCGCTTGGTCTCAAGGAGGCCAAGGACCTGGTCGACGGCGCTCCCAAGCCTCTGAAGGAGAACATCTCGAAGGAAGATGCGGCAGCCATCGCCAAGAAGTTCGAAGGCGTCGCGACCGTCGAGATCAAGTAA
- the rplJ gene encoding 50S ribosomal protein L10, which translates to MALSKSKKNEKVKQLASELETSTSAIIGTFTGLTAAKDFELRKTIRAAGGRYHVVKNKLAAKSAQGTKVEKALQGLKGVSSVAYTSGDPVALAKALSTWVKDNAEFTFKLGIVDGKVINVQEIQSLATLPGKEELFSKLLFLINAPATRLATVINATGRNLAVVVNQAVEQNKLGGGAGEAPQAEAKAEGKSEPAADKAAATEAEAHVEESQAGEQPSGAAQPENSTASQGGAAAGEAPVEGK; encoded by the coding sequence ATGGCACTCAGTAAGTCAAAGAAGAACGAGAAGGTGAAGCAGCTCGCATCTGAGCTGGAGACTTCGACCTCGGCCATCATCGGAACCTTCACCGGCCTCACCGCCGCGAAGGACTTCGAACTGCGCAAGACGATTCGCGCGGCGGGCGGACGTTACCACGTTGTGAAGAACAAGCTGGCGGCGAAGTCGGCGCAGGGCACGAAGGTTGAGAAGGCGCTGCAGGGACTGAAGGGTGTCAGCTCAGTGGCTTACACCTCGGGCGACCCGGTCGCGCTGGCCAAGGCGCTCTCGACCTGGGTGAAGGACAACGCGGAGTTCACCTTCAAGCTTGGCATCGTCGACGGCAAGGTCATCAATGTCCAGGAGATTCAGTCGCTCGCGACCCTCCCGGGCAAGGAGGAGCTCTTCTCGAAGCTGCTCTTCCTGATCAACGCTCCGGCGACGCGTCTGGCCACCGTGATCAATGCGACCGGCCGCAACCTGGCTGTCGTGGTGAACCAGGCTGTCGAACAGAACAAGCTCGGCGGTGGCGCTGGCGAAGCTCCCCAGGCCGAGGCGAAGGCAGAGGGCAAGTCTGAGCCGGCGGCTGACAAGGCCGCGGCCACCGAAGCTGAAGCGCATGTGGAGGAGTCCCAGGCGGGCGAGCAGCCCTCCGGCGCGGCTCAGCCGGAGAATTCGACGGCATCGCAGGGCGGCGCGGCCGCTGGCGAAGCGCCGGTCGAAGGCAAATAA
- the rplA gene encoding 50S ribosomal protein L1 — protein sequence MARKVSKNTAKARALVEKRPYAINEAIPLLQKAKFAKFDETVDLTLRLGVDTRHADQMVRGTVVLPHGLGGKSKVVAVIASGDKVREAEAAGAEFVGGEDLVEKIQKENWTAFDALIATPDMMRSVGRLGKVLGPRGLMPNPKTGTVTTDVAGAIREIKAGKVEFRADKTALVHVPVGKLSFTPDKLEANAMTVVSAVVKAKPSAAKGKYIKRIVLSSTMGPGIELQAETADIATKA from the coding sequence ATGGCACGTAAAGTTTCCAAGAATACAGCGAAGGCGCGCGCGCTTGTCGAGAAGCGTCCGTATGCCATCAACGAGGCAATCCCGCTGCTCCAGAAGGCGAAGTTCGCCAAGTTCGACGAGACCGTCGACCTGACCCTGCGCCTGGGTGTCGACACCCGCCACGCTGACCAGATGGTCCGCGGGACGGTCGTTCTTCCCCACGGTTTGGGCGGAAAGAGCAAGGTTGTAGCGGTCATCGCTTCGGGCGACAAGGTTCGCGAGGCCGAGGCGGCTGGCGCGGAGTTTGTTGGCGGCGAGGACCTGGTTGAGAAGATCCAGAAGGAGAACTGGACAGCTTTTGACGCGCTGATTGCGACGCCCGACATGATGCGTTCGGTCGGCCGTCTCGGGAAGGTGCTCGGCCCGCGTGGCTTGATGCCGAATCCCAAGACTGGCACGGTGACGACGGATGTTGCCGGTGCGATCCGCGAGATCAAGGCCGGTAAGGTCGAGTTCCGCGCGGACAAGACGGCGCTGGTTCATGTTCCCGTGGGCAAGCTGAGCTTCACGCCGGACAAGCTTGAGGCCAACGCGATGACGGTCGTTTCCGCTGTTGTGAAGGCGAAGCCGTCAGCGGCGAAGGGCAAATACATCAAGCGGATTGTGCTGAGCTCCACGATGGGCCCCGGCATTGAGCTGCAGGCCGAGACCGCGGATATCGCGACCAAGGCGTAA
- a CDS encoding radical SAM protein yields MAKIKTAPANGQFLFPILPSGPVGLARLAAEATHADDGHLIEFKAMKARSLLNHSVSKRMGWVAWSINPFRGCEFGCRYCYARYTHQFLQPEPVADVPIGTYDGPVQPWAAAFEHEIYLKENAAWLLEQELKRIDPKQEIAIGTATDPYQPVERRVGITRSLLEVFARREGYRIGIVTKSTLIERDIDLLGEIAQKNTLVVHLTITTTDSALARKLEPRARRPDLRFAAVKKLRDAGITTGVLCSPLLPGINDTPRALDAVASRAAAAGASFLGAHPLFLKSCSRPTWMSFVREHFPHLVDDYTKRFARADFVDAGYREMVAERVRAACRKHGLARRFTDALLSNALGSQAAGAIGKKSPQPARLTGFASPQHAQGTLFATA; encoded by the coding sequence ATGGCGAAAATCAAGACAGCTCCAGCGAACGGCCAGTTCCTCTTCCCTATCCTGCCTTCCGGGCCCGTCGGTCTGGCGCGGCTGGCCGCTGAAGCCACGCATGCGGACGACGGCCACCTCATCGAGTTCAAGGCGATGAAGGCACGCTCCCTGCTCAACCACTCCGTCTCGAAGCGCATGGGCTGGGTCGCCTGGTCCATTAATCCGTTCCGCGGATGCGAGTTCGGCTGCCGCTACTGTTACGCCCGCTACACCCATCAGTTTCTTCAGCCAGAGCCGGTTGCCGATGTGCCCATCGGCACCTACGACGGGCCGGTGCAGCCCTGGGCGGCGGCCTTTGAGCATGAGATTTATTTGAAAGAGAACGCCGCGTGGCTGCTTGAGCAGGAGTTGAAGCGCATTGATCCGAAGCAGGAGATCGCCATCGGGACGGCGACAGATCCCTATCAGCCTGTTGAGAGGCGCGTGGGGATCACGCGATCGCTTCTGGAGGTCTTCGCGCGGCGTGAAGGATACCGCATCGGCATTGTTACCAAGTCGACGCTGATCGAACGGGATATCGATCTGCTCGGCGAGATCGCGCAGAAGAACACGCTGGTGGTTCACCTCACAATCACGACGACGGACTCGGCGCTCGCGCGCAAGCTCGAGCCGCGTGCGCGGCGTCCGGATCTTCGCTTTGCTGCAGTGAAGAAGCTGCGCGATGCGGGCATAACGACGGGCGTGCTCTGTTCGCCGTTGCTGCCCGGAATCAACGACACTCCGCGCGCGCTGGACGCGGTCGCCAGCCGCGCGGCGGCAGCGGGTGCGAGCTTCCTGGGAGCGCACCCGCTGTTTCTCAAGTCGTGCTCGCGTCCCACGTGGATGAGCTTTGTTCGCGAGCACTTCCCCCATCTTGTGGACGACTACACGAAGCGCTTCGCGCGCGCTGACTTCGTGGACGCGGGCTATCGCGAGATGGTCGCCGAACGTGTACGCGCCGCCTGCCGCAAGCACGGACTCGCGCGCCGCTTTACCGATGCGCTGTTGTCGAATGCGCTCGGCTCGCAAGCCGCGGGAGCGATCGGGAAGAAGTCGCCGCAACCGGCACGCCTAACGGGATTCGCTTCCCCGCAGCACGCGCAAGGGACGCTCTTCGCGACTGCATGA
- the rbsK gene encoding ribokinase, whose amino-acid sequence MSRTVLVLGSFVADVAFRASRLPAWGETLMGSNFALGPGGKGSNQAVAAARAGAQVQMACKLGDDPFGQLARKTWADAGIDASLTRNCGTATGAAAILIDEVRGENGIIVVPGACFTITAEELEAMAGAIRSAHIFLTQLEMPVEIVERGMKIARDAGVTTILNPAPAPPKPLPDSMLALADYVVPNESEAAILTGLPVDTIEQAEGAAAALQQRGARNVILTLGARGALVRTAAGDSTIVDAFNAGPVLETTGAGDAFCGGFAAALAEDMPLLDAVRFGCATAGISVTRHGTAPSMPKRAEIDALIAQD is encoded by the coding sequence ATGAGCCGCACTGTTCTTGTTCTCGGCAGCTTTGTCGCCGACGTCGCGTTTCGCGCCTCGCGCCTGCCTGCCTGGGGCGAGACGCTCATGGGTTCCAACTTCGCGCTCGGACCGGGCGGTAAAGGATCTAATCAGGCCGTCGCTGCAGCGCGGGCAGGGGCGCAGGTCCAGATGGCCTGCAAACTCGGTGACGATCCCTTCGGGCAGCTCGCGCGAAAGACCTGGGCTGACGCGGGTATCGATGCATCGTTGACTCGCAATTGCGGTACAGCGACTGGAGCCGCGGCCATCCTGATCGACGAGGTGCGCGGCGAAAACGGAATCATTGTCGTGCCGGGCGCCTGCTTCACGATTACGGCTGAAGAGCTCGAAGCGATGGCGGGCGCTATTCGCTCCGCACACATCTTTCTCACTCAGCTCGAGATGCCGGTCGAGATTGTTGAACGTGGCATGAAGATCGCGCGGGACGCGGGCGTGACGACCATCCTGAATCCTGCACCCGCGCCGCCGAAGCCTCTTCCTGACAGCATGCTTGCGCTGGCTGATTACGTCGTGCCCAACGAGAGCGAGGCTGCAATTCTCACGGGGCTTCCCGTGGACACGATCGAGCAGGCAGAGGGTGCGGCCGCTGCGCTACAGCAACGCGGTGCACGCAACGTCATCCTCACACTAGGAGCGCGCGGTGCCCTCGTTCGCACCGCCGCTGGCGATTCAACGATTGTCGACGCGTTCAACGCAGGTCCGGTGCTTGAAACCACCGGAGCAGGCGATGCCTTCTGCGGAGGTTTCGCCGCGGCGCTCGCCGAAGACATGCCGCTGCTCGATGCGGTGCGCTTCGGCTGCGCGACGGCCGGCATCTCGGTGACTCGGCATGGCACCGCGCCATCGATGCCGAAGCGCGCGGAGATAGACGCGTTGATTGCCCAGGACTGA